From Streptomyces griseorubiginosus, one genomic window encodes:
- a CDS encoding ZIP family metal transporter has product MAVFVALGAFLMTLAGGWTAQRVTDRRHLVLGLAGGLMLGVVGLDLLPEALHAAGDEVFGVPAALLLFVAGFLLAHLVERLLAARQAAHGGEEHDGRVPEVGLTAAGAMVGHSAMDGVAIGAAFQVGGGMGTAVALAVVAHDFADGFNTYTITSLYGNARRKALIMLFADAVAPVLGAASTTFVTIPETLLGGYLGLFGGALLYLAAAEILPEAHHEHPARSTLLCTVAGVGFIWLVVGLAG; this is encoded by the coding sequence ATGGCGGTCTTCGTAGCGCTCGGCGCGTTCCTGATGACGCTGGCCGGCGGCTGGACGGCACAGCGGGTGACCGACCGCCGTCATCTGGTCCTGGGACTGGCCGGCGGACTGATGCTCGGTGTGGTCGGCCTGGACCTGCTGCCGGAGGCGCTGCACGCGGCCGGCGACGAGGTCTTCGGCGTCCCCGCGGCCCTGCTGCTGTTCGTGGCCGGCTTCCTGCTGGCCCATCTGGTGGAACGCCTGCTGGCCGCCCGGCAGGCCGCGCACGGCGGCGAGGAACACGACGGCCGGGTCCCCGAGGTGGGTCTGACGGCGGCCGGCGCGATGGTCGGCCACAGCGCGATGGACGGCGTGGCGATCGGCGCGGCCTTCCAGGTGGGCGGCGGCATGGGCACGGCCGTAGCGCTCGCCGTCGTGGCCCACGACTTCGCGGACGGCTTCAACACGTACACGATCACCAGCCTGTACGGGAACGCCCGCCGCAAAGCCCTGATCATGCTGTTCGCGGACGCGGTGGCCCCGGTCCTCGGCGCCGCCTCCACGACCTTCGTGACCATCCCGGAGACCCTGCTCGGCGGCTATCTCGGCCTCTTCGGCGGCGCGCTCCTCTACCTCGCGGCGGCCGAGATCCTCCCCGAGGCCCACCACGAACACCCCGCCCGCTCGACCCTGCTGTGCACGGTCGCGGGCGTGGGCTTCATCTGGCTGGTGGTGGGCCTGGCGGGCTGA
- the cobO gene encoding cob(I)yrinic acid a,c-diamide adenosyltransferase: MPQGQPSVVPDDGLTTRQRRNRPLVVVHTGIGKGKSTAAFGLALRAWNQGWPIGVFQFVKSAKWKVGEENALRVLGASGEGGSVDWHKMGEGWSWVQRDAQMDNEEKAREGWEQVKRDLAAETYRLYVLDEFAYPMHWGWVDTDEVVEVLRNRPGTQHVVITGRNAPEKLVAFADLVTDMSKVKHPMDAGQKGQRGIEW; this comes from the coding sequence ATGCCTCAGGGACAGCCGAGTGTGGTGCCGGACGACGGGCTGACGACCCGTCAGCGCCGTAACCGGCCGCTGGTGGTCGTGCACACCGGGATCGGGAAGGGGAAGTCCACCGCCGCGTTCGGGCTCGCGCTGCGGGCCTGGAACCAGGGGTGGCCCATCGGGGTGTTCCAGTTCGTCAAGTCGGCGAAGTGGAAGGTCGGCGAGGAGAACGCGCTGCGGGTGCTGGGGGCGTCCGGGGAGGGCGGGTCCGTCGACTGGCACAAGATGGGCGAGGGCTGGTCCTGGGTGCAGCGGGATGCCCAGATGGACAACGAGGAGAAGGCCCGGGAGGGCTGGGAGCAGGTCAAGCGGGATCTCGCCGCCGAGACGTACCGGCTGTACGTGCTCGACGAGTTCGCCTACCCGATGCACTGGGGGTGGGTCGACACGGACGAGGTCGTGGAGGTGCTGCGGAACCGGCCGGGTACGCAGCATGTCGTGATCACCGGGCGGAACGCTCCCGAGAAGCTCGTTGCCTTCGCCGATCTCGTCACCGACATGTCCAAGGTCAAGCACCCGATGGACGCGGGGCAGAAGGGGCAGCGGGGTATCGAGTGGTGA
- the cobI gene encoding precorrin-2 C(20)-methyltransferase, producing the protein MPDVMSSSRLIGVGVGPGDPELVTVKGVNALRAADVVVVPVMDTGERGRAEATVLHYVPQEKVVRVVFALNERTDHGRREAAWDAAGGRVAELLRAHGSVAFATIGDPNVYSTFTYLAHTVGELVPGVVVETVPGITAMQDLAARSGAVLTEGTEPLTLVPVTAGAAVLKDALNGPGTVVAYKFGRQAAEVAEALRETGRIEDAVWGSALGLDGESIRSAAELDGAPLPYLSTLIAPARRDGTRGGKL; encoded by the coding sequence GTGCCGGACGTCATGAGCAGCAGCAGGTTGATCGGGGTCGGGGTCGGGCCCGGGGATCCGGAGCTGGTGACCGTCAAGGGTGTCAACGCCCTGCGCGCCGCCGACGTGGTCGTCGTCCCCGTCATGGACACGGGTGAGCGCGGGCGCGCCGAGGCCACCGTGCTGCACTACGTGCCGCAGGAGAAGGTCGTCCGGGTCGTCTTCGCCCTCAACGAGCGGACCGACCACGGTCGGCGCGAGGCCGCCTGGGACGCCGCCGGGGGCCGGGTCGCCGAGCTGTTGCGGGCCCACGGTTCCGTCGCCTTCGCCACCATCGGCGACCCCAACGTGTACTCCACCTTCACCTATCTCGCGCACACCGTCGGCGAGCTCGTCCCCGGCGTGGTCGTCGAGACCGTGCCCGGCATCACCGCCATGCAGGACCTCGCGGCGCGCTCGGGTGCCGTGCTGACCGAGGGCACCGAGCCGCTCACGCTGGTACCGGTGACCGCCGGGGCGGCCGTGCTGAAGGACGCGCTCAACGGTCCCGGGACCGTTGTCGCCTACAAGTTCGGGCGGCAGGCCGCCGAGGTGGCCGAGGCGCTCCGGGAGACCGGGCGGATCGAGGACGCCGTATGGGGATCGGCGCTGGGGCTGGACGGCGAGTCCATCCGGTCGGCCGCCGAGCTCGACGGGGCTCCCCTGCCGTATCTGTCCACGCTCATCGCTCCCGCGCGGCGGGACGGCACCCGGGGGGGGAAATTGTGA
- a CDS encoding cobyrinate a,c-diamide synthase gives MVMSSSGSVPRLVVAAPSSGSGKTTVATGLMAAFAARGLAVSPHKVGPDYIDPGYHSLASGRVGRNLDAYLCGPELVAPLFLHGARGADIAVVEGVMGMFDGASGEGELASTAHVAKLLRAPVVLVVDASSQSRSVAALVHGFASWDPEVRVGGVILNKVASDRHEELLREALDSAGVPVFGVLRRAAQVDTPSRHLGLVPVAERRAAAVDAVAAMAEQVAQGCDLEALAGLARSAGALSCAAWNAAEVLGAAPPDPHRPERPRPQRPDGLVVAVAGGPAFTFSYAEHSELLTAAGAEVVPFDPLRDEELPDGTAGLVIGGGFPEVYAAELSANEPLRKAVSALAETGAPLAAECAGLLYLCRELDGRPMCGVLDAEARMTEALTLGYRDAVAVSDSSLAVAGTRMRGHEFHRTVVEPGAGDAAAWGVRVPRRRLEGFVQRGVHASYLHTHWASEPGVARRFVERCRTS, from the coding sequence GTGGTGATGTCCTCATCCGGTTCCGTCCCTCGGCTGGTCGTCGCCGCGCCGTCGTCCGGCAGCGGGAAGACGACGGTCGCCACGGGGTTGATGGCCGCGTTCGCCGCGCGGGGGCTCGCCGTGTCCCCGCACAAGGTGGGACCGGACTACATCGACCCCGGGTACCACTCGCTCGCGAGCGGGCGGGTGGGGCGGAATCTCGACGCGTACCTGTGCGGGCCGGAGCTGGTGGCTCCGCTGTTCCTGCACGGGGCGCGCGGGGCTGACATCGCCGTCGTCGAGGGCGTGATGGGGATGTTCGACGGGGCCTCGGGGGAAGGTGAACTCGCGTCCACCGCGCATGTCGCCAAGCTGTTGCGGGCGCCGGTGGTGCTGGTCGTCGACGCCTCCTCGCAGTCCCGGTCCGTGGCGGCTCTGGTGCACGGGTTCGCGTCGTGGGATCCGGAGGTGCGGGTCGGGGGCGTGATCCTGAACAAGGTCGCGTCGGATCGGCATGAGGAGCTTCTGCGGGAGGCCTTGGACTCGGCCGGCGTTCCGGTGTTCGGGGTGCTGCGGCGGGCGGCGCAGGTGGACACGCCGTCTCGGCACCTGGGTTTGGTGCCGGTCGCCGAGCGGCGGGCGGCGGCGGTGGACGCGGTGGCGGCGATGGCGGAGCAGGTTGCTCAAGGGTGCGATCTGGAGGCGTTGGCCGGGCTGGCGCGGAGTGCCGGTGCGTTGTCGTGTGCGGCGTGGAATGCGGCTGAGGTCCTGGGGGCTGCGCCCCCAGACCCCCATCGGCCCGAACGGCCTCGTCCTCAGAGGCCGGACGGGCTGGTGGTCGCTGTCGCCGGCGGTCCTGCTTTCACCTTCTCCTACGCCGAGCACAGCGAACTGCTCACCGCAGCCGGCGCTGAAGTCGTCCCCTTCGATCCCCTGCGGGACGAGGAACTGCCTGACGGTACGGCCGGGTTGGTCATCGGCGGCGGGTTTCCCGAGGTCTACGCCGCCGAGCTGTCCGCCAACGAACCCCTGCGCAAGGCCGTCTCCGCCCTCGCAGAGACCGGCGCTCCCCTAGCCGCCGAGTGTGCCGGGCTGCTGTATCTGTGCCGGGAGTTGGACGGGCGGCCCATGTGCGGGGTGCTCGATGCCGAGGCGCGGATGACGGAGGCGCTCACCCTCGGGTACCGGGACGCGGTCGCCGTCAGTGACAGTTCGCTGGCCGTGGCCGGGACCCGGATGCGGGGGCACGAGTTCCACCGGACCGTCGTCGAGCCGGGGGCGGGGGATGCGGCCGCGTGGGGTGTGCGGGTGCCCCGCCGGCGGCTCGAAGGTTTCGTACAGCGCGGTGTGCACGCGAGTTATCTGCACACGCACTGGGCCTCGGAGCCCGGTGTCGCCCGTCGGTTCGTGGAGAGGTGCCGGACGTCATGA
- the cbiE gene encoding precorrin-6y C5,15-methyltransferase (decarboxylating) subunit CbiE, translating into MITVVGTGTGAAPAESLAGAELVVGGRRHLDAAAVPAGAERVVLGPLAPALDVIERHLDKGSRVVVLASGDPGFFGIVRVLAERFGAAALDVRPGVSSVAAAFARVGVPWDDAVVVSAHGRDLRTAVNVCRARPKVAVLTGPGAGPAEIGAALAAGGAEEGRRPGAAPLGPVAQFPAPLRRELLVASALGTRDERVERVSPAEAAARDWGTAVSVVLCLDERRALGAVRTVAGPPPAPSQWALEESEFTHRDSMITKFEVRALALARLGPRLGDLVWDVGAGSGSVAVECARLGAAVVAVEKAADGVERIRANADAHNVDVQVVHGGAPDALGELADDPDAVFVGGGGRELPDIVAVCARRARRSVVVAMAALDRVPAVRAALTDAGFDCDGVLLQSSRLAPLPGDVTRLAATNPVFLLWGVRNPAYQEGVAQ; encoded by the coding sequence GTGATCACGGTCGTGGGTACGGGGACGGGGGCGGCGCCCGCGGAGTCCCTGGCCGGTGCGGAGCTGGTCGTGGGCGGGCGCCGGCATCTGGACGCGGCGGCGGTTCCGGCGGGCGCGGAGCGGGTCGTTCTCGGGCCGCTGGCTCCGGCCCTCGACGTCATCGAACGGCATCTCGACAAGGGGAGCCGAGTCGTGGTGCTGGCCTCCGGCGATCCCGGGTTCTTCGGGATCGTGCGGGTGCTGGCGGAGCGGTTCGGGGCGGCCGCGTTGGATGTACGGCCCGGTGTGTCCTCCGTGGCCGCCGCGTTCGCCCGGGTGGGGGTGCCGTGGGACGACGCGGTGGTGGTCAGTGCGCATGGGCGGGATCTGCGGACGGCCGTCAATGTGTGCCGGGCTCGTCCTAAGGTGGCGGTGCTTACGGGGCCGGGAGCCGGGCCCGCGGAAATTGGTGCCGCGCTCGCGGCAGGGGGTGCCGAGGAAGGTCGTCGGCCGGGTGCGGCGCCGTTGGGGCCGGTCGCGCAGTTCCCCGCGCCCCTACGACGCGAACTCCTCGTTGCCTCCGCGCTCGGTACCCGCGACGAACGTGTCGAGCGGGTCAGCCCTGCCGAAGCCGCCGCCCGGGACTGGGGTACGGCCGTGAGTGTCGTCCTCTGTCTTGACGAGCGGCGGGCTCTCGGTGCCGTGCGCACCGTCGCCGGGCCTCCCCCAGCCCCCTCGCAATGGGCCCTGGAAGAGAGCGAGTTCACCCACCGCGACTCCATGATCACCAAATTCGAGGTGCGGGCCCTCGCGCTCGCCCGGCTCGGGCCGCGGCTCGGTGACCTCGTCTGGGACGTCGGTGCGGGGTCCGGGTCCGTGGCCGTGGAGTGCGCGCGGCTCGGCGCGGCCGTCGTCGCGGTCGAGAAGGCCGCCGACGGGGTCGAGCGGATCCGTGCCAACGCCGACGCGCACAATGTCGACGTCCAGGTCGTGCACGGCGGTGCGCCCGACGCGCTCGGGGAGCTTGCCGATGATCCCGACGCCGTGTTCGTCGGTGGTGGCGGACGCGAACTGCCCGACATCGTCGCCGTCTGTGCCCGCCGGGCCCGGCGGAGTGTCGTCGTCGCGATGGCCGCGCTCGACCGGGTGCCGGCCGTGCGCGCGGCTCTCACCGACGCCGGGTTCGACTGCGACGGCGTCCTGTTGCAGTCGTCCCGGCTCGCGCCGCTGCCGGGGGACGTGACCCGGCTCGCCGCGACCAATCCGGTTTTCCTGCTGTGGGGCGTCAGAAACCCCGCGTATCAAGAGGGAGTTGCTCAGTGA
- a CDS encoding putative cobaltochelatase, whose protein sequence is MTTPFPFTAVVGQDDLRLALLLNAVSPAVGGVLVRGEKGTAKSTAVRALSALLPEVAVVPGCRFSCDPAAPDPSCPDGPHEPGPGTTRASRMVELPVGASEDRLVGALDIERALAEGVKAFEPGLLADAHRGILYVDEVNLLHDHLVDLLLDAAAMGASYVEREGVSVRHASKFLLVGTMNPEEGELRPQLLDRFGLTVEVAASREPDQRVEVVRRRLAYDDDPAGFAARWAAEEAAVRQRIVAARELLPSVRLGDGALRQIAATCAAFEVDGMRADIVMARTATALAAWAGRTDVLAEDVRQAALLALPHRRRRNPFDAPGLDEDKLDETLEEFSGSGDSGDDDEPDPDGPGGGGQPPSEGPEQGDGGSGARPEEGEGGEPQTGGAGSGEQSAVRAAEPFRTKVLSVPGLGDGVAGRRSRARTEHGRTTGARRPQGALTKLHLAATVQAAAPHQRARGRSGRGLVVRRDDLRQATREGREGNLVLFVVDASGSMAARQRMSAVKGAVLSLLLDAYQRRDKVGLVTFRGTAGEVALPPTSSVDAAAARLETLPTGGRTPLAAGLLRAHEVLRVERLRDPARRALVVVVTDGRATGGPEPVALAGRAARLFAAEGVASVVVDCESGPVRLGLAGQLAGELGGAAVTLDELRADSIAGLVKDVQRRAA, encoded by the coding sequence GTGACAACCCCTTTTCCGTTCACGGCCGTTGTCGGCCAGGACGACCTGCGGCTCGCGCTGCTGCTGAACGCGGTCTCGCCTGCGGTCGGCGGGGTGCTGGTGCGCGGCGAGAAGGGCACCGCCAAGTCGACGGCGGTACGCGCCCTTTCTGCGCTGCTGCCCGAGGTCGCGGTCGTCCCCGGCTGCCGGTTCTCCTGTGACCCCGCCGCGCCGGACCCGTCCTGCCCGGACGGCCCGCACGAGCCGGGTCCTGGCACCACGCGGGCGTCCCGCATGGTCGAACTCCCCGTCGGCGCCTCCGAGGACCGGCTGGTCGGCGCCCTCGACATCGAGCGGGCGCTCGCGGAGGGCGTCAAGGCCTTCGAGCCGGGCCTCCTGGCCGACGCGCACCGCGGGATCCTCTACGTCGACGAGGTCAACCTCCTCCACGACCACCTGGTCGACCTGCTGCTCGACGCCGCCGCGATGGGGGCGTCGTACGTCGAGCGCGAGGGCGTGTCGGTGCGGCACGCCTCGAAGTTCCTGCTGGTCGGCACCATGAACCCCGAAGAGGGCGAGCTGCGGCCGCAGTTGCTCGACCGGTTCGGGCTGACCGTCGAGGTCGCGGCCTCGCGGGAGCCGGACCAGCGGGTGGAGGTCGTACGGCGCAGGCTCGCCTACGACGACGATCCGGCCGGGTTCGCGGCGCGTTGGGCTGCTGAGGAGGCTGCCGTACGGCAACGGATCGTCGCCGCGCGGGAGTTGTTGCCGTCGGTGCGGCTGGGCGACGGGGCGCTCCGGCAGATCGCGGCGACCTGTGCCGCGTTCGAGGTGGACGGCATGCGGGCCGACATCGTGATGGCGCGCACGGCGACCGCGCTGGCCGCGTGGGCCGGACGGACCGATGTGCTCGCGGAGGACGTGCGCCAGGCCGCGCTGCTGGCGCTGCCGCACCGCAGGCGCCGCAATCCCTTCGACGCGCCGGGGCTCGACGAGGACAAGCTGGACGAGACGTTGGAGGAGTTCAGCGGTTCCGGGGACTCCGGGGACGACGACGAGCCGGATCCCGACGGGCCCGGCGGGGGCGGGCAGCCGCCGTCGGAGGGGCCCGAGCAGGGCGACGGTGGCTCCGGTGCCCGGCCCGAGGAGGGCGAGGGCGGTGAGCCGCAGACCGGCGGGGCCGGTTCGGGCGAGCAGTCCGCCGTACGGGCCGCCGAGCCGTTCCGGACGAAGGTGCTCAGTGTGCCCGGGCTCGGCGACGGCGTGGCCGGGCGGCGGTCGCGGGCGCGGACCGAGCACGGGCGGACGACCGGGGCGCGGCGGCCTCAAGGGGCGCTCACCAAGCTGCACTTGGCGGCCACCGTGCAGGCGGCGGCGCCGCATCAGCGGGCCCGTGGGCGCTCGGGGCGCGGTCTCGTCGTCCGGCGTGACGATCTGCGGCAGGCGACGCGGGAGGGGCGCGAGGGCAATCTCGTGCTGTTCGTCGTGGACGCCTCGGGGTCGATGGCGGCGCGGCAGCGGATGAGCGCGGTGAAGGGGGCGGTGCTGTCGCTGCTCCTCGACGCGTACCAGCGGCGGGACAAGGTGGGGCTGGTGACGTTCCGGGGTACGGCCGGGGAGGTGGCGTTGCCGCCGACCTCGTCGGTGGACGCGGCGGCGGCCCGGCTGGAGACGTTGCCCACGGGTGGGCGGACTCCGCTCGCCGCCGGGCTGCTGCGGGCGCACGAGGTGCTGCGGGTGGAACGGCTGCGGGATCCGGCCCGGCGGGCGCTGGTGGTGGTCGTGACCGATGGGCGGGCCACCGGTGGGCCCGAGCCGGTCGCGCTCGCGGGGCGGGCGGCCCGGCTGTTCGCCGCGGAGGGGGTCGCCTCGGTCGTGGTCGACTGCGAGTCCGGGCCGGTGCGGCTGGGGCTGGCCGGGCAGCTCGCGGGTGAATTGGGCGGTGCCGCCGTGACGCTGGACGAGTTGCGGGCCGACTCGATCGCCGGACTGGTGAAGGACGTACAGAGGAGGGCCGCGTAA
- the cobM gene encoding precorrin-4 C(11)-methyltransferase: MADAPTGKVTFVGAGPGAADLLTFRAARAIAEADVVIWAASLVQAEVLEHAREDAEILDSATMSLEDVVAVYERAREAGLKVARIHSGDPALWGGTQEQLDRCAAIGVATEVVPGVSAFSAVAALAQRELTIPEVAQSVVLTRLGGGKTPMPPGEEVREFAKHGTTMAIFLSAARSGQLVRELLEGGYPTSTPVIVAYQATWPEELMVRCTIGTLEETVKEHKLWKHTLFLVGPALDSEGTRSHLYHPGHFHGYRRADPEARRALRAAKGAGT; encoded by the coding sequence ATGGCCGATGCCCCCACCGGCAAGGTGACCTTCGTCGGTGCCGGCCCCGGCGCCGCCGACCTGCTGACGTTCCGTGCCGCGCGCGCCATCGCCGAGGCCGACGTCGTGATCTGGGCCGCGAGCCTGGTGCAGGCGGAGGTCCTCGAACACGCCCGCGAGGACGCGGAGATCCTCGACTCGGCGACCATGTCGCTGGAGGACGTGGTCGCGGTGTACGAGCGGGCCCGTGAGGCCGGGCTCAAGGTCGCGCGCATCCACTCCGGCGACCCCGCCCTCTGGGGCGGCACACAGGAACAGCTGGACCGGTGTGCGGCGATCGGCGTGGCGACCGAGGTCGTGCCCGGGGTCTCCGCCTTCTCGGCCGTGGCCGCGCTCGCGCAGCGGGAGCTGACCATCCCCGAGGTCGCGCAGTCCGTCGTGCTCACCCGGCTCGGCGGCGGCAAGACGCCGATGCCGCCCGGCGAGGAGGTACGGGAGTTCGCCAAGCACGGCACCACCATGGCGATCTTCCTGTCCGCCGCGCGCAGCGGGCAGCTGGTGCGGGAGCTGCTGGAGGGCGGCTATCCGACGTCCACCCCGGTCATCGTCGCCTACCAGGCGACCTGGCCGGAGGAGCTGATGGTGCGCTGCACGATCGGGACGCTGGAGGAGACGGTCAAGGAGCACAAGCTCTGGAAGCACACGCTGTTCCTGGTCGGCCCGGCGCTGGACTCCGAGGGGACGCGGTCGCACCTGTACCACCCCGGGCACTTCCACGGGTACCGCAGGGCCGACCCGGAGGCCCGGCGGGCGCTGCGGGCCGCGAAGGGTGCCGGCACGTGA